In Rutidosis leptorrhynchoides isolate AG116_Rl617_1_P2 chromosome 2, CSIRO_AGI_Rlap_v1, whole genome shotgun sequence, one genomic interval encodes:
- the LOC139888551 gene encoding protein FAR1-RELATED SEQUENCE 5-like, with amino-acid sequence MEEEYEAMEPENEPIEVEYEISDEEIIDNATGIDTPIVGTKRKKETPGGSLYYAPIVDESLLPVVGKNYGTLEEYEKMYRLYAFHACFDIRKSTQKTTKSGLVKQKYYLCNRGGVPMQVNFDTLQSSKKPIRKSNMECTGCRARVKFDWVYGTNTFILSDFQEHHNHELLPQEYRHLSKAERQMKYAEQLFVYHSSVSNIGPTKAYEVYSNMKGSEKNVHGTVTDFRNWRRDLNVFINASDSQMLVNKMEERKKYVPGFSFEYKLEKSQLHSIFWADEVAKCNYKEFSDIISFDATYRTNRYNMKFVPFSGIDNHHRCVTVAAGLIRDETAESYTWLLTCFMKTFGKEPNMIVTDQDKSMAIAIKAVFKTAKHRLCMWHIMRKVPSKIQEAIPTIEDEVEKDFKNKLNKLVWNMYIEPNVFEERWEKLMHDFSLKNDSWFKHMFDIRSTWIPAYFIDTEMFGLMRTTSRSESENAFFSNFTRSAANLLTFMDGFESAMLKQRSKQESLDAQTIKKNPKLLTQLKIEKHALKVYTHAIFAVVQKEIYEALYSCLLDKMDKEEETEIYVVKEEKEKTKEGSNEEKQFFHYKVLHNSKDGSMNKNIEEIPEKYIMRRWRRDIIPPELRSRRNRYGNENIVVQDSVNEITSVVYDCVELVGSDENMLKVILEKLKLLKKEVEAQVPKPSKKKDDIIGNMIGVSKPSTIEIQNPPVENYKGYANDKRLMSGKEKAIKESKRRKFTCGKCGRDDHNQRTYKPMKNHK; translated from the exons ATGGAAGAAGAATACGAAGCAATGGAGCCAGAAAACGAACCAATTGAAGTAGAATACGAGATCAGTGATGAAGAAATTATAGATAACGCTACAG GTATAGATACACCAATAGTAGGTACAAAACGTAAAAAAGAAACACCAGGTGGTTCATTGTATTATGCACCAATCGTTGATGAGAGTTTACTACCAGTTGTTGGAAAAAATTATGGAACACTTGAAGAGTATGAAAAAATGTATAGGTTATACGCGTTTCATGCATGTTTTGACatacgaaagtcaactcaaaagactACAAAATCTGGGTTGGTGAAGCAGAAATATTACTTGTGCAATAGAGGTGGTGTGCCAATGCAAGTAAACTTTGACACATTGCAAAGTAGTAAAAAGCCAATTAGAAAAAGCAACATGGAATGCACCGGATGTAGGGCTAGGGTTAAATTCGATTGGGTGTATGGAACTAATACGTTTATACTGTCCGACTTTCAAGAACACCATAATCATGAGTTGCTACCCCAAGAGTACCGACATTTAAGTAAAGCGGAAAGACAGATGAAGTATGCAGAGCAGTTGTTTGTATACCATTCGTCAGTGTCAAATATTGGTCCAACAAAAGCATACGAAGTTTATAGCAATATGAAAGGGTCTGAGAAAAATGTGCATGGGACTGTAACTGATTTCAGAAACTGGAGACGAGATTTGAATGTTTTTATCAATGCAAGTGATTCTCAAATGCTCGTTAACAAAATGGAAGAACGGAAGAAATATGTTCCTGGTTTTTCATTTGAGTACAAGCTTGAAAAAAGTCAACTACATTCAATTTTCTGGGCCGATGAAGTTGCAAAATGCAACTACAAGGAGTTTAGTGACATAATCTCATTTGATGCAACGTATAGAACGAACAG GTACAACATGAAATTTGTACCATTTTCTGGCATAGATAACCACCATAGGTGTGTCACTGTTGCTGCGGGATTGATCAGGGATGAAACAGCCGAGAGTTACACATGGCTTCTTACATGTTTCATGAAGACATTCGGGAAAGAGCCAAACATGATAGTGACAGATCAGGACAAATCAATGGCGATAGCAATAAAAGCAGTTTTTAAGACGGCAAAACATAGACTATGCATGTGGCACATTATGCGAAAGGTGCCATCAAAG ATTCAAGAAGCAATTCCTACTATTGAAGATGAAGTAGAAAAAGACTTCAAGAATAAACTTAATAAGCTTGTTTGGAATATGTATATCGAACCAAATGTTTTTGAAGAAAGATGGGAAAAGTTGATGCACGATTTCTCATTGAAAAATGATAGTTGGTTCAAACATATGTTTGATATTAGATCAACTTGGATACCAGCATATTTTATCGACACTGAAATGTTTGGTTTGATGCGAACTACTTCAAGATCTGAGAGTGAGAATGCTTTTTTTTCAAACTTTACAAGATCTGCAGCAAATCTGTTAACTTTTATGGACGGCTTTGAATCTGCAATGTTAAAACAGAGGTCAAAGCAAGAATCTTTGGATGCACAGACAATCAAGAAAAATCCAAAATTGTTAACTCAGCTGAAAATTGAAAAGCATGCATTAAAGGTTTACACACATGCTATTTTTGCAGTCGTTCAAAAAGAGATTTATGAAGCATTGTATAGCTGTTTATTGGATAAAATGGATAAGGAGGAAGAAACGGAAATCTATGTTGTTAAAGAGGAAAAAGAGAAGACAAAAGAGGGTTCGAATGAAGAAAAACAGTTCTTCCATTACAAG gtaCTTCATAACAGCAAAGACGGATCAATG AACAAGAACATAGAAGAAATCCCTGAAAAATACATAATGAGACGTTGGAGAAGGGACATAATACCACCCGAGTTAAGATCAAGGAGAAATAGATATGGCAATGAAAACATAGTTGTACAAGATTCTGTTAATGAAATTACCTCAGTTGTTTATGATTGTGTGGAACTTGTAGGCAGTGATGAAAATATGCTAAAAGTGATTCTTGAAAAACTTAAATTGTTGAAGAAAGAAGTTGAAGCTCAAGTGCCAAAACCGTCAAAGAAGAAAGATGATATAATTGGAAACATGATTGGAGTTTCAAAGCCTAGTACAATAGAAATACAAAACCCACCTGTTGAGAATTACAAAGGATATGCAAATGATAAGCGTCTAATGAGCGGAAAAGAGAAAGCAATAAAGGAAAGCAAAAGGAGAAAGTTTACTTGTGGTAAATGTGGACGTGACGATCACAATCAGAGGACCt ATAAGCCAAtgaagaatcacaagtga